agggcctGGCGGGAGGCCCAGCGGGCAAGAGGAACGGCCACCGAGGCTCCAGCTTAACGGTATTTGGAGGTCAGCACGGTGCTCACAGAAGCCAGGAACTTGTCCAGGGAGGCGTGCACCGCAGGGGTGAACTCGGCGGGGTGGTGGGCGGCCAGGGTCACCAGCAAGCAGTGGCTCAGGAGCTGTGCAGAGAAGAGGGTCAGTGGGGCCCAGGGCCCGCAGCCGCCGCCTGCGCTACACCTCCCGCAACCCGCTGGATGCTCTGCCCTGCGAGGAAGGCGCCATCTCGCCCCTCGACCCAGATCGCTCCCGGCCCGCCGCTCACCTTGAAGTTGACCGGGTCCACCCGAAGCTTGTGCGCGTGCAGGTCGCTCAGGGCGGACAGCGCGTTGGGCATGTCGTCCACGTGCGCCACGGCGTTGGTCAGCGCGTCGGCCACCTTCTTGCCGTGGCCCTTAACCTGGGCAGAGCCATGGCTCAGGTCGAAGTGGGGGAAGTAGGTCTTGGTGGTGGGGAAGGACAGGAACATCCTGCGGGGAGAAGCAGAGTGAGGGGTGGGGTTTGGGCCCGGGGCCAGGACGGTTTAGGGTGGCCGGTGGGTCAGGGCGGGAGAGGAGCCCGGGTcggagcaggggagggagggagcctcACCTCTCCAGGGCCTCCGCACCATAGTCGCCGGCGTGCGCGCCGACCTTGCCCCAGGCGGTCTTGACGTTGGTCTTGTCGGCAGGAGACAGCACCATGGCGGGTTCTTTCTGAGTCTGTGGGGACCAGAAGAGTGCCGGGCCGCGAGCGCGCCAGGGTTTATGCTTGGGGCGCGGGGGCACGCCCGGCCGGGCGGCGCTCATTGGCTGGCGCGGAGCCCGGGGCGCGGCCTGGACCGCAGGGGAGTTCCGGGCGGGGCGGCGGGCTTGGCCTCCCCTTGGGGGCGCACGCGGGGCGGGGGCCAGGCCTTCTCCACCCTCCACCGCCACTCCACTCCTGCCCATCCCGCTTGCCCGGGCGCAGGGCGGTAGCGGCGCTGGTGGGGCCGGCCCGTTGGGGTCGGGCGCTGTCGGCTCTTCCACCGCGGAGCGCGGCGCCACCCTTTCCTTTCGGGCGCCCTAGTGAGGGAGAAAGTCAGCCCGCACCCCCGCCCCGGCCTGGCACGCGCTGGACGCGCATCAACTCCAGCGGGATCAGGGAACACACGGGCGAGCGAGTGCGAGCCGGCAGGCTTCGCCCATCCGGGGCGGAGAGGA
The window above is part of the Symphalangus syndactylus isolate Jambi chromosome 14, NHGRI_mSymSyn1-v2.1_pri, whole genome shotgun sequence genome. Proteins encoded here:
- the LOC129462773 gene encoding hemoglobin subunit alpha-1 — translated: MSAARPGVPPRPKHKPWRARGPALFWSPQTQKEPAMVLSPADKTNVKTAWGKVGAHAGDYGAEALERMFLSFPTTKTYFPHFDLSHGSAQVKGHGKKVADALTNAVAHVDDMPNALSALSDLHAHKLRVDPVNFKLLSHCLLVTLAAHHPAEFTPAVHASLDKFLASVSTVLTSKYR